In the genome of Thermodesulfobacteriota bacterium, the window CCGCTTCCGGCATCCGGACATCACACGCCGATCCACGAGTACGAAGTCAAGGCCGCCTTCCTGTACAATTTCACGAAGTTCGTGACCTGGAACTGGAGCGTCCCCTCTCGGGATGCCGAAGAGCCGTTCGTCATCGGCGTGGTGGGGGAAAATCCCTTCGGGGACGCGCTTGCCTTGCTGGAGCGGAAGACCGTCCGGGGAAGGCCGATCGTCGTGCGGAACGTGGAAACGCTGGAATCCCTGAGATCGTGCCGGATGGCGTTCGTCTCGTCCTCCGAGGAGTCGCGCCTGCCGGCGATCCTCCAGGGCGCGCACGCCCGGAACATCCTGACCGTGGGCGACATGGATCGGTTCGCGGCCCGCGGAGGCGTCATCGGGCTGGTCATGCGCGGGGACCGGGTCGGCTTCGAGATCAACGTGGACGCGGCGCGGCGGGCGGGGCTGACGGTCAGCTCGAAGCTGCTCTCCCTGGCGGCCGCCGTCCACCGCGACGAAGGAAGGTAGGAGGGGAACGATGCGTCGCTTCCGGGAATCCTCCATCAAGAACAAGCTGACCGCGGCGTTCATGTTCTCCGCGGCAGCCGTCCTGGTCGGCGTCTTCCTCGCCATCTCGATCGTTTGGACGGTCTACTTCCGGGGGGCGGTCCGGGAAGATCTGTCCTCCATCGCGGAGGTCGTCGGCAAAGCGTCCGTCGCGGGGGTGCTGTTCGAGGACAAGGCGGCGATCGACGAAGCCCTGAGATCCCTGGAGGCGCGGGAGGACATCCTCTCCGCCTGCGTCGTCGACTCCAACCTTCGGATCCTGGGCCGGTACTTCCGTCCCGGGGAGCCGGGGAAGCCCTGCCCCCTGACGGGCATCGAGGACCCGGCCGATCCCACGTGGGCGGACCCCGACCTGGTCGCGGCGATCCGGTTCGAGGCGAAAGGGTTATTGCCGCTGGGCCGGACGCTCGCCGTCGTCGAGGACGTGGAAGAGGACGGGCGGGTCGTCGGGACGATCGTGATCCGCTCCTCCATGGAGAAGTTCCGCCAGGTGATGAAATGGTCCGCCACGATCATGATCGGCATCCTGGCGGCCGCCTGCCTGCTGGCGTTCGTCCTTTCGCGGTACCTGGCGCGGGTCCTCTCCCGCCCGATCGAGAAGCTGGCGGGGACGATGAACGCCGTCCTGGAGAAAAAGGATTACTCCGTCCGCGGGGCGAAGCAGGCCGACGACGAGCTGGGCTACCTCTTCGACGGCTTCAACA includes:
- a CDS encoding YfiR family protein, yielding MATRHRKAAGPIAIGLVLLLAAGHPLPASGHHTPIHEYEVKAAFLYNFTKFVTWNWSVPSRDAEEPFVIGVVGENPFGDALALLERKTVRGRPIVVRNVETLESLRSCRMAFVSSSEESRLPAILQGAHARNILTVGDMDRFAARGGVIGLVMRGDRVGFEINVDAARRAGLTVSSKLLSLAAAVHRDEGR
- a CDS encoding CHASE sensor domain-containing protein, which translates into the protein MRRFRESSIKNKLTAAFMFSAAAVLVGVFLAISIVWTVYFRGAVREDLSSIAEVVGKASVAGVLFEDKAAIDEALRSLEAREDILSACVVDSNLRILGRYFRPGEPGKPCPLTGIEDPADPTWADPDLVAAIRFEAKGLLPLGRTLAVVEDVEEDGRVVGTIVIRSSMEKFRQVMKWSATIMIGILAAACLLAFVLSRYLARVLSRPIEKLAGTMNAVLEKKDYSVRGAKQADDELGYLFDGFNSILDQVQERDRAVELRTLELREALSRLHAAKEAAEEANRSKSQFLANMSHEIRTPMNGILGT